A genome region from Thalassotalea euphylliae includes the following:
- a CDS encoding SDR family NAD(P)-dependent oxidoreductase yields the protein MKKTIFITGATDGIGQVTATMLAEQGHHVLIHGRSAEKLAAITAQLESLAVDGKSGGSVSSYQADLSKLSDVAEMAARINAEHTSIDVLINNAGVFHTPETMTADGFDIRFVVNTFSPYLLTKLLLPLMNEDGRVVNLSSAAQAPVNVQGMLSGSALTDNAAYAQSKLAITMWTNALAAKRTDNEPLYVSINPKSFLGSKMVKEAYGVAGGDLSLGADILMRAALSDEFNQANGQYFDNDNERFANPHPDALDELKCLSLVAELDKLLN from the coding sequence ATGAAAAAGACCATTTTTATTACTGGTGCAACTGATGGCATTGGCCAAGTAACCGCAACTATGCTGGCTGAGCAAGGCCATCACGTACTAATTCATGGTCGCAGCGCCGAGAAACTGGCAGCAATAACAGCACAGCTTGAATCACTTGCTGTTGATGGAAAAAGTGGTGGTAGTGTTAGCAGCTATCAAGCCGATTTATCAAAGTTAAGCGATGTCGCTGAGATGGCTGCAAGAATCAACGCTGAACACACCAGCATCGATGTGCTGATCAACAATGCTGGTGTTTTCCATACTCCCGAAACCATGACGGCTGACGGCTTTGATATTCGTTTTGTCGTTAACACGTTTTCACCCTACTTGTTAACTAAACTATTGTTGCCATTGATGAATGAAGATGGTCGTGTGGTGAACCTATCTTCTGCCGCGCAAGCGCCGGTTAATGTACAAGGTATGCTAAGCGGTAGCGCTTTGACCGATAATGCCGCCTACGCACAAAGTAAGTTAGCGATCACTATGTGGACCAATGCACTTGCTGCCAAGCGCACTGATAACGAGCCGCTTTATGTTTCAATCAACCCTAAGTCTTTCCTAGGCAGTAAAATGGTTAAAGAGGCTTATGGTGTTGCAGGTGGTGACTTGAGCTTAGGTGCCGATATTTTAATGCGCGCCGCACTGAGTGATGAATTTAATCAAGCTAACGGTCAGTACTTTGATAACGATAATGAACGCTTTGCCAACCCACATCCTGATGCGCTGGATGAACTTAAATGTTTATCTTTAGTTGCCGAACTGGATAAATTACTAAATTAG
- a CDS encoding Trm112 family protein: protein MAFDIKLMEILACPICKGKLTLDKENNELICKFDRVAYPIENDIPVLLENEARRLESTDS from the coding sequence ATGGCTTTTGATATTAAATTAATGGAAATCCTTGCTTGCCCAATTTGCAAAGGCAAGCTGACCCTAGACAAAGAAAACAACGAGCTTATTTGTAAGTTTGACCGTGTGGCTTACCCTATAGAAAACGATATTCCGGTATTACTGGAAAATGAAGCACGCCGCCTAGAGTCAACTGATAGCTAG
- a CDS encoding histone deacetylase family protein, with protein MSKFARLHQYLVKSGIAKSNIIRPKQASVDDLTIAHAQQYLQGLCDNGLDEKAWRRIGLPWSQGLITRTLTAPNGTLLTARVALKTGLACHLAGGTHHAHYDFGSGFCMVNDLAYTAKTLLAEKAVERILIFDLDVHQGDGTASILANEPNAFTCSIHCEKNFPFRKSASDLDVGLAIGLDDQAYLSVVRDTFEQLIAEQKPDLVLYDAGVDVWQNDALGRLDISWQGIYQRDHYVIDACLARGIPVATVIGGGYDKNHQRLAERHAIVVEAANDCYRSRS; from the coding sequence ATGTCAAAGTTTGCTCGGTTACATCAGTACTTAGTCAAATCCGGTATCGCCAAATCTAATATTATCCGCCCCAAACAAGCGAGTGTGGATGATCTCACCATTGCCCATGCTCAGCAATATTTGCAAGGGCTTTGTGATAACGGACTAGATGAAAAGGCGTGGCGGCGCATCGGCTTACCTTGGAGCCAAGGGCTGATTACTCGTACCTTAACAGCACCTAATGGTACTTTATTGACCGCTCGAGTCGCCCTAAAAACTGGCCTAGCATGCCACCTAGCGGGCGGCACGCATCATGCCCATTACGATTTTGGTTCAGGTTTTTGCATGGTCAATGATCTTGCCTACACTGCTAAAACCTTGCTGGCAGAAAAAGCTGTCGAGCGTATTTTAATATTTGATTTAGATGTACACCAAGGAGATGGAACTGCCAGCATTCTCGCGAATGAACCCAATGCCTTTACCTGCTCGATTCATTGTGAAAAGAACTTTCCGTTTCGAAAGTCAGCCAGTGATTTAGATGTGGGTCTAGCTATCGGCCTAGATGACCAAGCTTACCTCAGCGTGGTGCGCGATACCTTTGAACAATTGATTGCAGAGCAAAAGCCAGATTTAGTGCTTTACGATGCAGGTGTTGATGTTTGGCAAAACGATGCCCTAGGTCGGCTCGATATTAGCTGGCAAGGTATTTACCAGCGTGATCATTATGTGATTGATGCTTGTTTAGCTCGCGGCATTCCCGTCGCGACGGTAATTGGTGGTGGCTATGATAAAAACCACCAGCGTTTGGCTGAGCGCCATGCTATTGTGGTTGAAGCGGCCAATGACTGTTACCGCAGTCGTTCATAA
- the lpxK gene encoding tetraacyldisaccharide 4'-kinase: MRLIEKVWFYRHPVKWALVPLLLPLSALFWLITSLRRVFYRLGIKSSTKPALPVMVIGNIGIGGNGKTPLTLYLIEQCQLLGINVGIVSRGYGGKAPHYPYLVDEHSTAAEAGDEPQMIFDRTSVPIAVGSDRIASIALLAEQGCQLVLADDGLQHYKMQRNAEVIVVDGKRQFGNGLLLPAGPLREGKWRLDAVDFIIVNGKSDANASQQRAFGSSRPKTPVLEMALAPSQFINLATGQALGVDEFIQIHSKVNAIAAIGDPARFFTTLKQCKLTLNKVQGFADHHAFSAQELNALSTSLPLVMTEKDAVKCQAFAQDNWWYLAVNASFEPTSAEFLQLQLKRLLEK, from the coding sequence ATGCGCTTAATTGAAAAAGTCTGGTTCTACCGTCACCCCGTTAAATGGGCTTTAGTACCGCTATTATTGCCGTTATCAGCTTTGTTCTGGTTGATAACCTCGCTTCGTCGCGTGTTTTATCGACTAGGCATTAAATCATCTACTAAGCCTGCGTTGCCGGTAATGGTGATTGGTAATATTGGTATTGGTGGCAATGGTAAAACGCCACTAACACTGTACCTTATTGAGCAATGCCAACTGCTTGGCATTAACGTGGGTATTGTCAGCAGAGGCTATGGCGGTAAAGCGCCACATTACCCTTATTTAGTTGACGAGCACAGCACGGCGGCTGAAGCAGGTGATGAGCCCCAGATGATTTTTGACCGCACTAGCGTGCCTATTGCCGTTGGCTCAGATCGCATTGCATCTATCGCGTTATTGGCAGAGCAGGGTTGTCAGTTGGTGCTTGCTGACGATGGCTTACAGCATTACAAAATGCAGCGTAACGCGGAAGTGATTGTGGTTGATGGCAAACGTCAATTTGGCAATGGCTTATTGTTACCAGCAGGACCGCTTCGTGAAGGTAAGTGGCGTTTAGACGCGGTTGATTTTATCATTGTTAATGGCAAGTCCGACGCTAACGCTAGCCAGCAACGAGCATTTGGATCTTCAAGGCCTAAAACCCCAGTATTAGAGATGGCTTTAGCACCCAGTCAGTTTATCAATTTGGCGACAGGTCAGGCCCTTGGTGTTGATGAGTTTATTCAAATACATTCGAAAGTAAATGCAATAGCGGCGATTGGCGATCCAGCTCGCTTTTTTACCACCCTTAAGCAGTGTAAACTTACGTTAAATAAAGTGCAGGGCTTTGCTGACCATCATGCATTTAGTGCTCAGGAATTAAATGCGCTATCAACTTCTTTGCCTTTGGTGATGACAGAAAAAGATGCAGTCAAATGCCAAGCCTTTGCACAAGATAATTGGTGGTATTTGGCCGTTAATGCCAGTTTTGAGCCGACGAGTGCAGAGTTTTTACAGCTGCAACTTAAGCGCTTATTAGAAAAATAA
- the kdsB gene encoding 3-deoxy-manno-octulosonate cytidylyltransferase yields the protein MSFVVIIPARYESSRLPGKVLADIAGKPMIQWVAEKAQASGADKVIIATDNDEVAKVVEGFGGEVCRTRADHQSGTERLAEVVEQYQFPPEQVIVNVQGDEPFIPAENIAQVAENLASQPSGKQLAARMATLAVHIHDVEEAFNPNAVKVLTDKDGYALYFSRATIPYDRERFLATSADSEAANELPAEIGDFYLRHIGIYAYRAGFITDYVSWPASDLEKIESLEQLRVLWQGEKIHVAVAQSRTPVEGVDTSEDLAKAQAYASTLSD from the coding sequence ATGTCATTTGTCGTTATTATTCCTGCTCGTTACGAATCATCACGCTTACCGGGTAAAGTATTGGCTGATATCGCTGGTAAACCGATGATCCAATGGGTTGCCGAAAAGGCGCAAGCTAGTGGCGCAGACAAGGTGATTATCGCTACTGATAACGATGAAGTGGCTAAGGTAGTGGAAGGCTTTGGCGGTGAAGTTTGTCGCACGCGTGCCGACCATCAGTCAGGTACCGAGCGCCTAGCGGAAGTGGTTGAGCAATATCAATTCCCACCAGAGCAAGTGATTGTGAACGTGCAAGGGGATGAACCGTTTATTCCCGCTGAGAATATTGCACAAGTGGCTGAAAACCTTGCTTCTCAGCCTTCGGGGAAACAATTAGCCGCACGCATGGCAACTTTAGCTGTGCATATTCACGATGTTGAAGAAGCATTTAATCCAAACGCAGTTAAAGTGTTAACCGATAAAGATGGCTATGCGCTTTATTTTAGCCGCGCCACTATCCCATATGATCGTGAGCGTTTTTTGGCAACCAGTGCAGACTCAGAAGCCGCGAACGAATTGCCAGCTGAAATCGGTGATTTTTACCTGCGCCATATTGGTATTTATGCTTATCGTGCCGGCTTTATCACTGATTATGTTAGTTGGCCAGCAAGCGATTTAGAAAAAATCGAGTCATTAGAGCAGCTGCGCGTACTATGGCAAGGTGAAAAAATTCACGTGGCGGTAGCGCAAAGCCGCACCCCAGTTGAAGGTGTCGACACATCTGAAGACTTAGCGAAAGCGCAAGCATACGCGTCAACCTTATCGGACTAG
- the lolE gene encoding lipoprotein-releasing ABC transporter permease subunit LolE: protein MFQPLSLFVGLRYIRSRRGKGFAKFISAASTIGIAIGVAVLIMVLSAMNGFEKVLAEKLLSIVPHAELISVNEPIKRWQQGAQQMQTHPEVIAVAPVIKLTGMLQYKAALKAVEVRGVDAQLETLVSDIGDYIVDGKWFAHQGADALAGSDSKRSGTPIVLGAGVAKRLGVKVGDKLQVLLPQQAGEQSNRQRFSAPKRLNVEVKAIFLFGGTIDDTLAYLPHAAAAKVQGYDSDTVHGLRIKVTDVFAANNIARDLAYRFNHYVYIYDWTYTQGHLFNDIQLVRTVMFIVMVLVIAVASFNIVSTLIMVVKEKQGDIAILKTMGANHRQIMTVFVMQGMSNGVIGALSGALIGSYLALYLTDIVSGLEQLFGTKFLSGDVYFVNYLPTALNLNEVYLTAGVAMVLSVLATLYPAWQAAKIDPAQVLGQA from the coding sequence TTGTTTCAGCCACTGAGTTTATTTGTTGGCTTGCGTTATATTCGCAGCCGTCGTGGTAAAGGCTTTGCCAAATTTATTTCTGCCGCTTCTACCATAGGTATTGCCATTGGCGTGGCAGTATTGATCATGGTGCTTTCCGCTATGAATGGCTTTGAGAAAGTACTTGCTGAAAAGTTGTTGTCAATTGTGCCGCATGCCGAGTTAATTTCGGTTAATGAACCGATAAAACGCTGGCAGCAAGGTGCTCAGCAAATGCAAACGCATCCAGAAGTAATTGCAGTTGCGCCTGTCATTAAATTAACTGGAATGCTGCAGTATAAGGCGGCATTGAAAGCCGTGGAAGTGCGCGGAGTTGATGCGCAGCTAGAGACTTTAGTAAGCGATATAGGCGACTATATTGTTGATGGGAAGTGGTTTGCACATCAAGGAGCAGACGCGCTAGCTGGCTCAGATAGCAAACGTTCAGGCACGCCGATAGTACTAGGTGCTGGTGTTGCAAAACGTCTGGGCGTTAAAGTTGGCGACAAGCTACAGGTGTTATTACCGCAACAGGCGGGTGAGCAAAGTAATCGACAACGTTTTAGCGCACCAAAAAGACTTAACGTAGAAGTAAAAGCGATATTTCTTTTTGGCGGTACGATTGACGATACGCTAGCGTATTTGCCGCATGCAGCCGCCGCCAAAGTGCAAGGCTATGATAGCGACACAGTGCATGGTTTACGCATTAAAGTAACTGATGTGTTTGCCGCGAATAATATTGCCCGTGATCTAGCGTATCGATTCAATCACTATGTTTACATCTACGATTGGACGTACACGCAAGGACACTTGTTTAACGATATACAATTAGTGCGCACTGTGATGTTTATTGTCATGGTGTTGGTTATCGCGGTTGCCAGCTTTAACATTGTGTCGACTTTGATCATGGTCGTAAAAGAAAAGCAGGGCGATATCGCCATTTTAAAAACCATGGGTGCTAATCACCGCCAGATCATGACAGTGTTTGTCATGCAAGGCATGAGCAATGGCGTTATTGGCGCTTTGTCTGGTGCATTAATTGGTAGTTATTTAGCGCTTTATTTAACTGATATTGTTTCTGGTTTGGAGCAATTGTTTGGCACTAAATTTCTCTCAGGGGATGTTTACTTTGTAAACTACTTACCAACGGCACTTAATCTTAACGAAGTGTATTTAACTGCCGGAGTTGCAATGGTGTTAAGTGTACTGGCAACCCTTTATCCTGCGTGGCAGGCGGCAAAAATAGACCCTGCACAAGTGCTTGGGCAAGCGTAG
- the lolD gene encoding lipoprotein-releasing ABC transporter ATP-binding protein LolD: MSSVLQCLNLSKTYQEGGESTAVLSGLELDVKRGELLAIVGSSGCGKSTFLHLAGALDSPSSGQVMIQGTDIFSLTDKQKAKFRNQHIGFIYQFHHLMMEFSALENVAMPLLIAGESAKTAQDKAKAMLVKVGLEHRLSHRPSQLSGGERQRVAIARALVTEPALVLADEPTGNLDFDTAQQIFELIKSLNASLGISFVIVTHDLSLAAKMDRQLRLDHGKLASLVAPVEQASQIG, encoded by the coding sequence ATGAGTAGTGTTCTGCAATGTTTAAACCTGTCGAAGACCTATCAAGAGGGAGGCGAGAGCACTGCGGTTTTGTCTGGACTAGAGCTTGATGTAAAACGCGGCGAGCTACTGGCGATTGTCGGCAGCTCTGGTTGTGGTAAAAGCACGTTTTTGCATTTAGCTGGTGCACTGGATTCACCAAGCAGCGGGCAGGTGATGATTCAGGGCACTGATATTTTCTCATTAACCGATAAGCAAAAGGCAAAATTTCGCAATCAGCACATCGGCTTTATCTACCAGTTTCATCATTTGATGATGGAGTTTAGCGCCCTTGAAAATGTCGCGATGCCTTTGTTGATTGCTGGCGAGTCTGCCAAAACGGCGCAAGACAAAGCCAAGGCAATGCTAGTAAAAGTGGGTTTAGAACATCGTCTAAGTCATCGCCCATCGCAGCTTTCTGGTGGCGAACGTCAGCGCGTTGCAATTGCGCGAGCTTTAGTGACAGAGCCTGCCTTGGTGCTTGCTGATGAGCCAACGGGTAATCTAGATTTTGATACGGCGCAGCAAATTTTTGAGCTGATAAAATCGTTAAACGCTTCACTAGGCATTAGCTTTGTGATTGTTACTCACGATCTGTCATTGGCCGCAAAAATGGACAGGCAATTGCGCTTAGACCACGGCAAACTTGCTTCATTGGTTGCGCCAGTAGAGCAAGCAAGCCAAATAGGCTAG
- a CDS encoding DUF2062 domain-containing protein, translated as MPKKVIKRIMPDHHTIKSNKHLKIFGDLLHNANLWHLNRRSVAKAFAVGLFFAFIPVPFQMLLAAGTAIIVHSNLPLSIGLVWITNPLTMPAIFYGCYIVGTWVVGAQEQAFNFEASWQWVVDSLQTIGPAFLVGCGVLAVAFAVIGYFGIQLLWRYSVTKEWRKRAQR; from the coding sequence ATGCCCAAAAAAGTCATTAAACGTATCATGCCTGACCATCATACGATTAAGTCCAACAAACACTTAAAAATTTTTGGTGACCTCTTACACAATGCTAACTTGTGGCACTTAAACAGGCGTAGCGTCGCAAAAGCCTTTGCTGTTGGATTATTTTTTGCGTTTATTCCCGTGCCCTTTCAAATGCTATTGGCAGCAGGTACAGCCATTATAGTACATTCCAATTTACCGCTATCCATTGGCTTAGTGTGGATCACGAATCCACTGACCATGCCGGCGATATTCTACGGCTGTTATATTGTTGGTACTTGGGTTGTCGGCGCACAAGAGCAAGCATTTAACTTTGAAGCCTCGTGGCAATGGGTTGTTGATAGTTTGCAAACCATTGGGCCTGCATTTTTAGTCGGCTGTGGTGTGTTAGCCGTTGCCTTTGCTGTTATTGGCTATTTTGGTATTCAATTATTGTGGCGTTATTCCGTGACTAAAGAGTGGAGAAAACGGGCACAACGTTAG
- a CDS encoding NAD(P)H-dependent oxidoreductase: MSANQVRKKILLLFAHPSQKRSEVNLPMFELAKSLDFVTCVDLYSEYPRHHININREQQRLVDHDIVIFQFPFYWYSTPSLLKEWQDLVLEYNFAYGPDGTALHGKTLICALSAGGAEQAYRADGYNHFTVRELLQPLEQTARLTGMRYLPPFAIFSSRSTECQRQQHLANWRKLLEALSFELINDDKVAELTTINDALPALPNLASMAV; the protein is encoded by the coding sequence ATGTCTGCTAACCAAGTGCGTAAAAAAATCTTATTACTGTTTGCTCATCCTTCGCAGAAGCGCTCGGAAGTAAACTTACCTATGTTCGAATTGGCAAAATCGCTTGATTTTGTTACTTGCGTTGATCTTTACAGCGAATACCCACGCCACCATATCAATATTAATCGTGAGCAACAGCGATTAGTTGATCACGATATCGTGATTTTTCAGTTTCCATTTTATTGGTATTCCACGCCCTCATTGTTAAAAGAATGGCAAGATCTGGTGCTCGAATATAATTTTGCCTACGGTCCGGATGGTACGGCATTGCATGGTAAAACTCTTATTTGTGCATTAAGTGCGGGCGGTGCAGAACAAGCTTATCGGGCAGATGGCTATAACCACTTTACTGTCCGTGAGTTACTACAGCCATTAGAACAAACTGCTAGGTTAACCGGGATGCGTTACTTACCACCGTTTGCAATATTTTCTAGCCGTTCAACCGAATGTCAGCGCCAACAACACCTTGCTAACTGGCGCAAGTTACTTGAAGCCCTATCGTTTGAATTAATCAATGATGACAAAGTGGCCGAACTGACCACCATCAATGATGCTTTACCCGCATTGCCTAATTTGGCCAGCATGGCCGTTTAA
- a CDS encoding DNA internalization-related competence protein ComEC/Rec2, producing the protein MSLLPPKVPALFYECLLIFVIIIGVLFKQWRVFACLCFGALWVLNHGDAYNSIWRDNEINSEQFFRQQHQALIEITDIPVATQTGLRFTGLIKKLEQQPLARPIKVRLSINNRYFPKNYTFQSQSQSHKNSQAQYHDDGNKSTKYRFDNLPIALHQGDVLNTKIKFKPAHGLANQGGFNYQRWLRANGIHATGYIVLKKFEATRALTKQSSQFAGVAHYSVDHSIGKSVREQLYQRVKSLTQGLSQQPLVLALLFGERSLFDEQTWQVLQATGTQHLVAISGLHVGLVVAIAYGFAKILIRVIPFYLLSARGRQVVTQRNSQFFLLSFSTLVTVFYCYLAGFSLPTVRALIFFLLFVISPLLPIRLSPTRLILLSVVVTIILIPSSVYSVSFWLSYLAVAAIMLVYWRFGFWLGKVPRRYPKVVKNIAGFMLIQIGIVILLMPVTALLFGQISTISVLANSVALPIVGLVVMPLLFIAMLLLAFGEPLFSLVANIANAVLEWLWLFLQWLSHIPSASLSLSSKQTLVICVLVLIGTLLAVFRFQRASSGYWRNSVQGKSSSKSSAILPTSVALGAIVLLSGYVPSSNRDWQVTVLDVGQGLAIVISKGDKAILYDTGNAYPSGWNLADQAVLPYLKYHGLTLDYFIVSHDDSDHAAGAPQVVTAYPDAKLIFNGELPFIVATKTHPCQQGQTLDWQGLSLTMLWPEKRAAEHNDDSCVVRISDGKASVLLTGDITKKVERQLIRDTSGLGLASDIVVAPHHGSKSSSSKDFIKHLNAKAVVFSAGYLNQWKMPSQQVVARYQDTNTQVFSTAHDGMVKFSMSATSGYEQKGWQVSTYRADISPYWFNN; encoded by the coding sequence TTGTCACTTTTGCCCCCAAAAGTGCCAGCGCTTTTTTATGAATGTTTGTTGATATTTGTAATCATCATCGGCGTGCTGTTTAAGCAATGGCGAGTATTTGCATGCCTGTGTTTTGGTGCCCTTTGGGTGTTAAATCATGGAGATGCTTACAATAGTATTTGGCGTGATAACGAGATAAATTCTGAGCAGTTTTTTCGGCAACAACATCAAGCATTGATTGAAATTACAGATATCCCAGTAGCAACCCAAACAGGGCTGCGCTTTACTGGCTTAATTAAAAAGCTTGAACAACAACCATTGGCTAGGCCAATAAAAGTAAGACTGTCGATAAATAATCGATACTTTCCTAAAAATTATACATTTCAAAGCCAAAGCCAAAGCCACAAAAACAGTCAAGCCCAATATCATGACGATGGAAATAAAAGCACTAAATATCGTTTCGATAATCTGCCAATTGCTTTGCATCAAGGCGATGTACTTAATACCAAAATTAAATTTAAACCCGCTCATGGCCTAGCGAACCAAGGGGGCTTTAACTACCAGCGCTGGCTAAGAGCTAATGGCATTCACGCAACAGGCTATATTGTATTAAAAAAGTTCGAAGCGACTAGAGCTTTAACTAAGCAGTCAAGTCAGTTCGCAGGTGTCGCGCATTATAGTGTTGATCATAGTATTGGTAAGTCAGTGCGAGAACAGTTATATCAGCGCGTTAAATCACTTACCCAAGGCTTAAGCCAACAGCCGTTAGTTTTAGCCTTGCTGTTTGGCGAACGATCACTGTTTGATGAGCAAACATGGCAAGTGCTGCAAGCAACAGGGACTCAGCACCTTGTTGCCATTTCAGGTCTGCACGTCGGCTTAGTTGTCGCAATTGCTTATGGTTTCGCAAAAATATTGATAAGAGTTATTCCGTTTTACTTGCTCTCAGCACGAGGTAGGCAGGTAGTGACCCAGCGTAATTCACAGTTTTTTTTACTCTCTTTTAGCACGCTTGTTACCGTATTTTACTGTTACCTTGCTGGCTTTTCACTTCCTACCGTACGCGCATTAATCTTTTTTCTGCTGTTTGTAATCAGCCCGCTGTTACCGATACGTCTTTCACCAACACGGCTTATTTTGTTAAGTGTTGTAGTGACGATTATTTTGATCCCTTCGAGTGTTTACAGCGTTAGTTTTTGGCTTTCTTATCTTGCGGTTGCGGCCATTATGTTAGTTTATTGGCGCTTTGGTTTTTGGCTTGGCAAAGTGCCGCGAAGATACCCCAAAGTCGTTAAAAACATTGCGGGTTTTATGCTCATCCAGATAGGAATTGTTATCTTGCTAATGCCAGTAACAGCACTGTTGTTTGGGCAAATATCGACAATAAGCGTGCTTGCCAATAGCGTGGCTCTCCCGATTGTTGGCCTTGTTGTTATGCCTTTATTGTTTATTGCTATGTTGCTGCTAGCGTTCGGCGAACCACTATTTAGCTTAGTAGCAAATATTGCCAACGCAGTATTGGAGTGGCTTTGGTTGTTTTTGCAATGGTTATCTCATATCCCAAGTGCTTCGCTTAGTTTATCTAGTAAGCAGACGTTAGTAATTTGTGTACTTGTTTTAATTGGAACATTGCTCGCTGTATTTAGGTTTCAACGGGCGAGCAGCGGCTATTGGCGCAATAGTGTTCAAGGGAAAAGTAGCTCGAAAAGCAGCGCTATTCTACCCACGAGTGTGGCACTGGGTGCAATTGTGCTGTTATCTGGTTATGTGCCTTCGTCAAATCGCGATTGGCAGGTGACGGTTCTAGACGTTGGGCAGGGACTGGCAATTGTTATCAGCAAAGGCGATAAGGCAATTTTATACGACACTGGCAACGCTTACCCCAGTGGCTGGAACTTGGCTGACCAAGCTGTTCTGCCTTATCTCAAATACCATGGACTCACTTTGGATTATTTCATTGTCAGCCATGACGATAGCGATCATGCTGCGGGCGCGCCACAAGTAGTAACTGCATATCCAGACGCGAAGCTTATATTTAACGGCGAGTTACCTTTTATAGTAGCAACCAAAACGCACCCTTGTCAGCAAGGCCAAACGCTTGATTGGCAAGGGCTCTCACTCACTATGTTATGGCCGGAAAAGAGAGCCGCAGAGCATAATGATGACTCTTGTGTTGTTCGCATTTCGGACGGTAAGGCCTCGGTATTACTCACAGGTGATATTACTAAGAAAGTAGAGCGCCAACTTATTCGAGACACATCCGGTTTAGGCTTGGCTTCTGATATTGTGGTAGCGCCTCATCACGGGTCTAAGTCTTCTTCGTCCAAAGACTTTATCAAGCATCTTAATGCCAAGGCAGTGGTGTTTAGCGCAGGGTATTTAAATCAATGGAAAATGCCTAGCCAACAAGTTGTTGCCCGTTATCAAGATACCAATACGCAAGTTTTTTCTACAGCGCATGATGGCATGGTTAAGTTCTCTATGTCGGCTACATCCGGCTATGAACAAAAAGGCTGGCAAGTCAGCACTTATCGAGCCGATATTTCACCCTATTGGTTTAATAATTAG